Below is a window of Clostridiales bacterium DNA.
CAGCCATGCCGCGGCATACGGAGACAAGGGAACCAGCGTGATCTGCGCGCTGGAAGGCTATACCGGCGGCGAGGTGATCAGCACCGAGCCGAACACCAATCTGATGGAGCCGCGGTGCGTGCTGCCGATGCTGCACGGCCGCCTGGAGCCGGGGGAGCACACGCTGCGGTGCGCGGTGTTTACGGACGCCGGAAATCATCTGCCGGATCGGATTCCGAAGGAGGTGCGGAAACTTGCCGCTGAATTATGAGGACGCGCTGAACCGAACTGCCCTGAAGTTCCGGAAGACCGCGGAAGCCGCGGCGGAAGCCGGGATTATCCCGTACCAGAGCGTGAACGGGAAATGGGTGGAAAGCCCCTATGACGGGAACAGCTGGTGGACCGGCGGCTTCTGGCCGGGCCTGATGTGGCAGCTGTGGACCCTGACCGGGGATGATTTCTTCCGGCAGGAAGCCCGGCGCGCGGAAGCGCTGCTGACCGCGGAATTCCGCACCTTCCGGAAGCTGAACCACGACGTGGGCTTTATGTACCTGCTGTCCTGCGGGGCGGACGCGAAGCTGACCGGGGATGAACAGGCGGAAACCGACACGCTGCATGCCGCGTCCCTGCTGATGGGCCGCTTCAACCCGGCCGGGTTTATCCGGGCCTGGAATGAGCCGGACCGGGTCGGGTACGCAATCATCGACTGCATGATGAACCTGTCGATCCTGTACCGTGCCAGCCGGGACACCGGGGACCCGCGGTTCCGGAACGCGGCGAAGGTCCACGCGGACACGACCCGGCGGGAATTCCTGCGGGCGGACGGCTCGGTGAGCCATATCATTGAGCTGGACCCGGAAACCGGGAAGCGCGTGCGCGAACATCCGGGCCAGGGATACGCCCTGGGCACGCAGTGGAGCCGCGGGCAGGCCTGGGGCCTGTACGGCTTCACGCTGGCCTGCCGCCATATGCAGGATCCGGCATACCTGGAAACCGCGAAGAAGATTGCCGCTAACTTTGCCGCCCATATCCGGGAGGACGGGCTGACGGACTGCGATTTCTGCCAGCCGGAGGGCGAGGAACGGATTGACAACATTGCCGGCGCCATCGCGGCCTGCGGCATGCAGGAGCTGGCGGAGCTGACCGGGGATGAAGCCTGGAAGCGCTGCGCGGAAAAGCTGGTCGACGGGCTGCTGGAACACTGCGCCGACTGGGGCGAAGACCGCTGCGGCATCCTGACCAAATGCACGGCGAGCTACCACGACGACGGGGCGGGCCGGCACACGAATATCACCTACGGGGATTATTTCCTCGTGGAAGCGCTGATGAAGCTCTGCGGGAAAGACCCGCAGCTGTGGAGCTGAGACAGGGAAAAGGAGAAACAGTTATGAGCACACTGTATCCGCAGGTGAATGAAGCCCGGATGGCGCTGGATCTCGGCGGGGTCTGGGATTTCCGGTTCCGGGGGGATGAAAAATGGCAGCCCATCGCGGTGCCGGCCTCGTACAACGACCAGAGCCCGGATCCGCGTTTCCGGAACTACGTCGGCATCACGGAATACCGGCGGAGGATCACCGTTCCCAAAGCATGGAAGGGAATGCGCGTGTGCCTGCGCTTTGACGCGGCGGCGCACAACGCCCGGATCCTGCTGGACGGGAAGGAGATCGCGTTCCACCGGGGCGGCTTCCTGCCCTTTGAGGTGGAGCTGGGCGGATACCTGGAGCCGGGACAGTCGGCGGAACTGACGGTGGAAACGGACAACCGGATCGACCACACCACGCTGCCCATTGGCACGGAGGGTGGCGTTTCCTTCCTCGGCTCCGACAACCCGGGAATCGAGGCGGTGGAAGCCGGAAAGAAATTCCAGCAGGAACGCGGGATCAACCGCCCGGCCTTTGACTTTTTCAATTACACCGGCCTCCAGCGTCCCGTGCGGATGATTGCGACGCCCCGGGAGTTTATCCGGGACATCACGCTGGTGCCCTCCATAGACGGCGAAGTCCGCTGGAGTGTGGAAACCGAAGGAACCGGCGGGGAGGTCCGGGTGGAAATCCTGGACGCGGAAGGAAAGACGGTTGCCGCGGGCGAGGGCCGGGAAGGCAGCCTGCGCGTGGCTGAGCCGCACCTGTGGGAGCCCTGGCCGGGCACGCCGTACCTGTATACGGCCTGGGTGACCTTCGGGGAGGACGTGTATGAGCAGCCCTTCGGCATCCGGGAGGTGAAGGTGGAAGGCACCCGCTTCCTGATCAACGGCAAGCCGTTCCGCTTCCACGGTCCCTGCAAACACGAGGACAGCCCGTTCCACGGACGCGGGATGGACAACTGCCTGAACGTGACGGACATCAACCTCTACCACTGGATGAACGCGAACTGCTTCCGCACCAGCCACTACCCGTACGCCGAGGAGATGTACCGGCTGTGCGACCGCGAGGGCATCGTGATCGTGGACGAAACCCCGGCGGTGGGCATGTGGGCGGAGGAACCGTACGGCTGGAACCTGGCGGATTACCATATGCAGGTGCTGACGGATATGATCATGCGGGACAAGAACCATCCCTGCGTGGTGATGTGGAGCCTGGGCAACGAGCCGGATACGGACACCATGCCCGACGCGGCGTACGAATACTGGCATCCCCTGTACGAGGCCGCCCACCGGCTGGACCCGCAGAACCGCCCGGTGACGGTGGTGGGCTGCCAGAACAAATACGGGGTGGAAAAGGTGATCCGTTCCATGGACGTGGTGCTGATCAACCGGTATTACGGCTGGTACAACCTGTCCGGCGACCTGGAGGCGGCGAAGTATGCCTTCCGGATGGAGCTGGACTGGTGGGAAAACCAGCACAAGCCGCTGATCCTCTCCGAGTACGGCGCGGACACGATTGCCGGCCTGCACGGCGCGGTGGCGGAGATGTTCACCGAGGAATTCCAGGTCGCTTTCTACCAGATGGTGAGCGAGTGCCTGGACGAGCGGGATTTCGTGGTCGGCGAGATGCCGTGGAACTTTGCGGACTTCTCCACCTGCCAGGGACCGATGCGTGTGGGCGGGAACCGGAAGGGCCTGTTTACCCGGGACCGCCGGCCGAAGATGGCGGCCCACTGGCTGCGGGAGAGATGGAGCAAATGAATACAGCAGCAAAGCCGGCAGGAACAATCCTGCCGGCTTATGCTCTGCTGCCCCGTTTCCGGGAACGGCCCGATTAATCTGTATTGGTCCGCGGCGGGGCAGCGGTGCCCTCATCGAACAGGTGGACCGGGAGGACAATCACCTGCGGCGGCAGGTCCGGGTGTTCGATGCGATCGAGCAGCAGGCGTACGCCATTGGACGCGACATCCTGACCTTCGGAGAAAATACTGGTGAGCTTCGGGAGGTAGGGGATATCCCCGCGGAGATGGTCGAAGCTGACGATGGAGATATCCCGGGGAATCTCCATTCCCATATCCGCCAGCGCAAGCATCACGGGATAGGAAACCTCGTCGCGGAAGGAAACGATTGCGGTATAGTCCAGCGGGAACAGGAGCTCCCGGAGGCTGTTTTCAGCCAGGGCGGCTTCCACTTTTTCACCCTGGACAACGCGGATATTGCTTTCGGGGATTCCATACTCCCGCATGGCCTGCATGAAGCCTTCCAGGCGGTCCACCTGGGAGCTGGAGCGGTTTTCACCGGACAGGAACAGGTATTTCCGATGACCGAAGCCCGCCAGGTGGGTGCCGGCCAGAAAACCGCCGCGCCGGTCATCGCAGCGGACGTTGTCCGTGACGATATCGTTGATCCGGCGGTCCAGCAGCACGAAGGGCACGTGGTTTTTCCGCATGACCTCGATATGCTCCGGATTGTTCATATAGGGAAAATACAGGATGCCGTCCACGGACTGGGAGATGGCGGAGCGGATCAGGCGCTCACCCAGCTCTTCGTTCAGGCCCATGCACAGGACCATGATGTTGTAACCGGCCCTGCGCAGCTCGCTGTCCATCACCGTCAGCATATTACAGAAATGCAGGTTATGCACGTCGTTGACGATGACCGCCACATTGCCGCTCCGGCCGGAACGGAGGGTGGAGGCGAGGGAGTTGCGGATATAGCCCATCCGGACGGCAACTTCATGGATTTTCGCCCGGGTGGATTCCGGCAGGCGGGAATCCCCGCGGAGCGCCCGGGAAACGGTGTTGACGGTATAGCCGCATGCACCGGCGACATCCCTGAGGGTAATGCGGTTGGCCATGAAGATCCCTCCTGATCCGGATTAACGTTATTATAAAAATTATACCACAAAGCCCTGCATGATGACAATTTTTTGCGGCCTTACATCTTTATCAAAAAAGAATTACGAATCGATGAAAGAAAATTTGTCAAAATATACTTGACAATTGACCAAATAAGATATATCATGGAATCAGCAGTTAGGATTAACGTTAATCCTACAAAATGAGAATCAAATATGGAAAGAGGAGGAGAACTACCATGAAGAAACTGTTGGCCATCCTGCTGTCTCTGGCTCTCCTGCTGGGCATCTGCGGTGCCTTTGCGGAAGACGAACCGATCAAACTGACCCTGTGGACCTTCCAGGAACTGCATACCCAGCTGTACAAGGAAATGCTGGAATCCTGGAACGCGAATCCCGACAACCCGAAGCTGGATATTGACATGCAGGTCTATCCCTACGATGACATGCACAGCAAGCTGACCCTTGCCCTGCAGAGCGGCGAAGGCGCCCCGGATATCGTGGACATCGAAATCAACCAGTTCGCGAACTACCTGAAGGGCGACATCCAGCTGGCGGACATCAACGACATCGTTGAGCCGATCAAGGACCACCTGGTCATGAGCCGTTTCAACAACTATGCCAAGGACGGCAAGTACTACGGAATCGACCACCACATCGGCGCCTGCATCATGTTCTACAACACTGAGATCCTTGAGGCGGCCGGAATCAACTACCAGGATATCAAGACCTGGGACGACTATCATGAAGCCGGCAAGGTTGTGCTGGAGAAGACCGGCAAGCCGATGTGCACCTGGGAATCCACCGACTGCTGGAGCCTGTATCCCCTGGTAAACCAGCACGGCGGCGACTGGCTGACCTACGATGGAGAGGTCCGGATGGACGAACCCGTGGTTATCAGTACCCTGGCGTTCATGAAGAGCATGCTGGATGACGGAACGGCTGTTCCGGCCCCCGGCGGATTCCATCACGCGGAAGAATACTACGGTGAGATGAACGGAGGCGCGTTCGCTTCTGTGTGCATGCCGTTCTGGTACCTGAACCGCTTCACCGACTATATGCCTGACTTGTCCGGCAAGATGAAGGTTGCTCCGATGCCCCTGTGGTCTGACGGCGGACACAAATCCGCGCAGATGGGCGGTACAGGCACCGCGGTCGTGAAGACCAGCGCCAACGTGGACATCGCCAAGCAGTGGCTGGCCTACGCGACCCTGAGCTTCGAAGGCTGCGTCAAGACCTGGACGATCCTGGGATTCGACCCGATCATGACCGACGTCTACGGCGCGCCCGAGATGATGGAGCCGAACAAGTTCTTCGACTACTACGGAAATGACATCTTCGACGTGCTGAAGACCGTGCTGGATGATATTCCGGACACCTGCATCTCCGAATACTTCCCGACGGCCAGCGACATCGTCAAGAGCCAGATGGCGTATGACCTGGTCATCGGCGGCGGTGATCCCGAAGAGATTGCCAAGAACTGTGCCCAGGAACTGAGAGACGCGATCGACTAATGAATCCTGAAAGGGGCCGGCCGGCGGGAATCCCCGGTCGGCCTCTTCCTGTTTTATCCAGTTTTCATGAACGGAGGCGATACCATGCAGCAGGCTGCACAAAGAAAACCGAAGGGCGCAGCCGCCTTCTTCACCAACAGGAAAGTGGTTCCCTATGTGTTTGTTGCGCCCTTTGTGATCTATTTTCTCCTGATTTACCTGTATCCGACGATTTCGACGATCCTGATGAGCTTCCAGCGGATTGACGGACCCACAACGAGCACATGGATCGGGCTGAAGAACTACGAAAAGCTTTTCTCCCGGAATTTTATCCAGGCGCTGGAAACAAGCGCCCGGTATGCCTTCTGGGATGTGATTGTGCTCACATCGGTTCCCCTGCTGTTCGCGGTGCTGCTGCATTCCGCGTTTGTCAAGGGATCCGCGTTCTTCAAATCCCTGTTCTTTATCCCGGCACTGACATCCATCGTTGTGGCCGGCATTGTGTTCCGCCTGGCGTTCGGCACACAGGATACCGCACCGGTCAACGCGATGATGATTGCCCTGGGAGGGGAGCCGCGGAAATGGCTGATGTTTGCGGACAGCGGCAACTTTGTGTTGATTGTGCTGACCCTGTGGCGCTGGATGGGCGTCAATATCATCTACTACCTGTCCGGGATCCAGGCAATCCCGAACGACCTGTATGAAGCGGCCGAGATCGATGGGGCCAATCCTATCCAGAAATTCTTCAAAGTGACACTTCCCGGCATCAGGCCGGTCCTGATATATGTGATCACCATTACCGTGCTGGGCGGATTTGCCATGTTCACGGAATCCGTGGCACTGTGGGCCCAGAACAATCCCGGAGGCGTTGGCCGGACGATTGTCGGCTACCTGTACCAGGTGGGGATCAGCAAAGCTAACATGGGAATGGCTTCCGCGGTCGGACTGACCCTGCTGGTGCTGGTCCTGGGTGTGAACCTGATCCAGCTGGTGCTGATGGGATTCTTCCGGAAGGAGGATGCCTGAGATGAAAATGAAAAAGCATTTCAACAAGCGGAAAGCATTCCTCTCCTTCCTGGCGACGAGCCTGATGGTGCTCTGGGCGTTTATCGCCATGCTTCCCTTTGTATTCATGTTCTGCAGTTCGCTGAAACCCGGTGAGGAGATGCTCCGGAAAGGCCTGAGCCTGTCCATTGAACCGGGCGTATCCTCCTTCAGCAACTACAACGCGCTGAACACGTACCGGGACGGTATCTACTGGCACTGGTACAAATCCAGCGTGATCATCATGGTGCTGCAGACGGTGATCGGCCTGTTCTTCGGGTCGTTCGTCGGATACGGCCTGGCCATGTATAACTTCAAAGGCCGGAACCTGATCTTTACCCTGGTGCTGGTTGTGATGATGATCCCCTTCGAGATCCTGCTGCTGCCGCTGTACCGGATGCTGATCCGTGTGAAGCTGGTGGACAGGTACTTCGGCGTGATCCTGCCGTACCTGGTTCCGCCGTTCATGATCTTTTTCTTCCGGCAGTATGTGCTCGGCCTGCCCAAAGAACTGCTGGAAGCCGGCCGGATTGACGGCTGCACTGATTACGGGGTGTTCTTCCGGATCATGGTGCCGATTATGATCCCGGCCTTCGGCGCCATGACAATCCTCAGCGGCATGAACAGCTGGAACAACCTGCTGTGGCCGATGATCGTGCTGAGCTCCAATGAGAAATTCACCATACCGATCGGAATGGGCACAACGATCACTCCCTACGGGAACGCCTATGACGTGCTGATGCCCGGCGCAGTGATGGCGGTGGTGCCGATTATAATCATTTACCTGTGCGCCCAGAAGACCTTCATTGCCGGCCTGACCGCCGGCAGCGTGAAGGGCTGACCTTTCAGGCAAGGAGGAACCATAAATGAAGAAAGCATCCATGATCCTGGACCGGGACTACCGGATCGGCCGGGTGGACCCGCGGATCTTCGGCTCATTCATTGAGCACCTGGGCCGCGCGGTATACGGAGGAATCTATGAACCGGGCCATCCGCTTGCGGATGAGGCCGGATTCCGGAAAGACGTGATCGAAAAGGTCCGGGAGATCGGCGTGCCGATTGTCCGGTATCCCGGCGGGAACTTTGTTTCCGGCTTCAACTGGGAGGATTCGGTGGGTCCCCGGGAACAGCGGCCGAAGCGGCTGGACCTGGCCTGGTTTACGACGGAAAGCAATGAAGTGGGCCTGCATGAATTTGCCGACTGGGCGAAAAAAGCCGGCAGCGAGGTGATGTATGCCATCAACCTGGGCACCCGCGGACCGGAAAATGCCCGGGATATCGTGGAATACGCCAATCATCCCGGCGGAAGCAAGTTCAGCGACATGCGGATCCGGAACGGGCGGAAGGAACCGCTGGGCATCAAAATGTGGTGCCTGGGCAACGAGATGGACGGTCCGTGGCAGATGGGGCACAAAACCGCGGCGGAATACGGGCATATTGCCAATGAAGCCGCCAAGGTGATGAAATGGGTGGATCCCTCCATCGAACTGGTGGCGTGCGGTTCCTCCTCTTCCCAGATGCCGACCTTCGGGGACTGGGAACTGACCATGCTGGACGCGTGCTACGAGAATATTGATTATGTATCCCTGCACCGCTATTACGGCAATCCGACGAACGATACCCCGGGATTCCTGGCCCGGAGCATGGACCTGGACGATTTCATCCATACGGTGATTTCCATCTGCGACGCGGTGAAGGGCAAGAAGCACCTGAAAAAGCAGGTGAACCTGTCCTTTGACGAGTGGAACGTCTGGTATCATTCCAATGAGCAGGACAAGGAAATCTGGAAGCGGGAGAAGTGGGGACCCGCCCTGCCGCTGCTGGAGGATATCTACAACTTTGAGGACGCGCTGCTGGCCGGCAGCATGCTGATCACCTTCCTGCGCAACGCGGACCGGGTGAAGGTGGCCTGCCTGGCACAGCTGGTGAACGTGATCGCCCCGATCATGACCCGGAACGGCGGCGGATGCTGGGCGCAGACGATCTTCTATCCCTACCTGCACGTGAGCCGCTACGGCCGCGGCACCGCCCTGAAGGCGATCGTGGACACGCCGGTGTACGACTGCACTGACTACGAAGGCGTTCCGCTGGTGGACGCCACGGCAACGCTGGGGGATGACGGCAGCGTGACGGTGTTCTGCGTGAACCGGGATATGAAGGAGGACTTCACCCTGGACCTGGACCTGCGGTCCTTTGGCGGGATGAAGCTGGCGGAGCACATCCTGCTCCACCATGACGACGTGAAGGCTGTGAACACGGAAGAGAACCCGGGCAATGTGGCCCCGGCGGCCGGCCCCGGCGGAAGCATCGACGGAGGACGGGCGGAAATCCGGCTGCCTGCGCTGAGCTGGAACGTGATCCGGTTTGAAAAAGCCTGAGCCCGGAAACGGACAGTATCAAGAAACCCTTCGCCGCGGAAAGCGGCGGAGGGCTTCTCTTTTTTCCGGGATTGTGGTACTGTATGGGCAATTGCGGAGGGTGATGAAATGACGGTGAGGAACAGGTCGGTGCTGTGCGTTTTCCTGGCGTCCATGTGTTTCAGCACCGGCGGGCTGTTTATCAAGCTGGTTCCCTGGTCGCCGCTGGCGATCAACGGCGCGCGGAACCTGATCGGCGCGGCGGTCATCGGGATCTACCTGCTGGCGACCCGGCACCGGCTGGTGTTCAGCCAGCGGGTGTTCATCGGCGCACTGTCGATGATCGGCGTGACGACGCTGTTTGCCCTCGCGAACAAGATGACCACCGCGGCGAACACGATCGTGCTCCAGTTTACCGCCCCGGTATTTGTGATCCTGTTCATGGCGGTGATTTACCGCCAGAAGCCGGGAAGGCTGGACGTGATCATCTGCTTTCTCGTGCTGCTGGGAGTGGTCCTGTTCTTCGTGGACGGGATTCAGGCCGGAAACCTGGCGGGAAATATCATCGCGGTCCTGTCCGGCATCTGCTATGCCGGCGTGTTCATGATGAACACCGGGAAGAACGCGGACGCGATCTCCTCCTGCTTCCTGGGCCAGCTGGCGGCAGGAATCATCTTTACGCCGCTGTGCTTCGGGGAAACGGATTTCTCCCTGCCGGTCGTGGCGGCTGTGGCGGCCCTGGGCGTCGTCCAGGTGGGCGGGGCGTATATCCTGTTCTCCATCGGGATCAAAAACACACCGGCGGTGACCGCCAGCCTGCTGACCGGCCTGGAGCCGATCATGAACCCGCTGCTGGTGGCGGCGTTCTACGGCGAACGGGTGTCCACCCTTTCCATCATCGGATCGGTGATCGTGGTCTGCTCCATCCTCACGTACAACGTCTGCCTGACCATGCGGAAGCCGGCCGGCAATGAACCCGGATGAAAAAGGATTTAAATGCCCGGCTGTCAAAGTAATAAGGCAGCGGCAATGACAATATATAAAACAAAGCCCGGGCGTTCCCGAAGGGGAGGCGGCCGGCGCTGAAGAGATGGGGAGAAGATGAGCAGCCAGGAACGCAAAATGCGGGTATCCTTTGATCTGGACGAGGTGCTGTTCGTCTCCCCGAAGACGCACAAAACCGAGCCGGCGCTTCCTTTTCCGCTGCGGAATTTATTCCCTGAGCGGCTGCGCCTCGGTACCCCGGAGCTGATCTGGGAGCTCCAGATCCAGGGATATGAGGTGTGGATCTACACCTCCTCCTTCCGGTCGGAAAGCTATATCCGCCGGCTGTTCCGCTGCTACGGCGTCCGCCTGGACGGGATTGTCAACGGGGACCGCCACCTGAAGGAAGTACAGCGGGACAACAAAACGGTGCTGCCCCAGAAGCTGCCGAACCGGTACCGGATCTCCCTGCATATCGATGACGAGGCCGTGATCTGCACGGCCGCCGGCCAGTACGGCTTCCGGGCATACCAGCTGAACGCCCAGGATGACAACTGGAAGGAGAAAATCCTGGAGCAGGCGGACAAGATCCGCCGGCTGGAGCATTTTGATGAGCCGGGAAAATAAGGGAAACAGCAAACGGCCGGGAGGGAATGCCCCTCCCGGCCGTTGATATTTTCCTGCCGGATGCGAATCAGGAAAGATCCTCCAACAGGAGTTCCGCTTCTTCCTTCATCTCGAAGAGCAGGTTGCTCCGGTCTTTCCACAGCGCCTGCTGGCACTTGATTGCTTTCATGGTGTTGCGGATCCGGCCGATGAAGGCCTTCAGGCTTTCGGCGTCCATGCCTTCCAGCTGGGAGATATCCATCCGCTCCAGCTCCTCATCGGTAAATACCTGATCCTCCTCAGACGCGAGGAGACGGCCCTCACACAGTTTCTCCAGCTCATCGAAGGCGTCATCGATCCGGCTGTAGGGCACATAAAACTCCCGGAACATGCTGGTTTTTCCGAGGGTGGTGACCATCCGGAAGGGGATTTCCCGGTACCTCAGCGCTTCCGCGAAAACCGAGGAATGGTAATTGGCCAGCACGACGATCAGGCACTCATCCGTGCTTTCGGGCAGCCGGGTTTCGGTTCCCCCGCAGCTGGGACACTGTTTGGTTTCAATGATCCGTTTGCATCTCGTACATAAACGCTCCATATCAAAATCCTCCATTTTTGATATACGGCAGGTTCTTTTTGCCGGATCCCCATATATATAGACGCAGAAGAGCTGCTTTTTATCCCTTTTCCGGAAGATTTTTCTGAAAAAAACCCGGCCGGGAGGATCATTCCTCCGGCCGGGCCGGATTATGCCGGTTATTCCTGCGGGGATTCCGGAACCAGGAAAGTGGTGACGGAGTATGGCGCCAGCACGGCGGTGAACCCGTTCCCGTCGGTATCCGGACCCGGAACATCAGCCCAGCGCTCCCCGCTGGCCACGGCGCCGCTGGTGCGGACAGCCTGCACATGGGTTCCCGCCGGAACGGCGCTTCCGAAAGCGGAAAGATCCACGCGCAGGGTCGTCTCCCGGTTCTCTGCGTTCATCGCAACCACTACCAGGCGTTTCCGCTGCGGGTCTTCCGCGGACACCGCGTCCCCGTCCACGGCCAGCAGGCGGCAGCCGGGCCGGATATACCGGGTGAACTGGCCGAATACATAATACTTCATCGTCAGGACCAGCCGCTCCCGGTCATGGTCCGCCACCGCGGTGCCCCAGTAGCCGCCTTTGATATTGACCATTCCGGAATCTTTGCGGCCGAGGTATCCGTCCCTGCAGATATGGCTGTCGATGACCTGCCAGAGGATCCAGGCGGAAGGCGTCAGGCCGTTCAGGTCCGTGATGATCTCCCGGGCCAGCCAGAGGCCGGCACCCATTTCCCCGGCATTTTTGCCCAGGGTTTCCCCACCGTCCACCTCGGACATCCAGAGGTTTTTGCCCTTCGCGAGCGCCTCCCGGCGCAGGGCGTCCCGGCCGGTGCCGGAATAGGCGTGGGTATCCACCCGGCTGACGGCGGCCAGCGCTTCCGGGGACAGCATGGAGAGGGAACGGGCCTGCAGGTCGATGCTGGTTTCATCCGTCCCGGCAAGCAGGATATCATCCAGGCCCTTTTCCCGGAGCTTCGCGGCGGCGGCCGTGAGGATCCGGGACTGGCTTTCGCCGGGATCAAAATGGCAGCCCTCCTGTTTCGGGCTGTATGCCTGCCAGTAGGCGGTATCAGGCTCGTTCATGGGGGAAAGGCTCTGGAAGCGGATGTTCCATTCGGTGCTGAAATGTTCCGCCACATCCGCCAGGTATTGGGCGAAAGCGTCATACGCGTCATCGCGCAGGTT
It encodes the following:
- a CDS encoding glycoside hydrolase family 88 protein; amino-acid sequence: MPLNYEDALNRTALKFRKTAEAAAEAGIIPYQSVNGKWVESPYDGNSWWTGGFWPGLMWQLWTLTGDDFFRQEARRAEALLTAEFRTFRKLNHDVGFMYLLSCGADAKLTGDEQAETDTLHAASLLMGRFNPAGFIRAWNEPDRVGYAIIDCMMNLSILYRASRDTGDPRFRNAAKVHADTTRREFLRADGSVSHIIELDPETGKRVREHPGQGYALGTQWSRGQAWGLYGFTLACRHMQDPAYLETAKKIAANFAAHIREDGLTDCDFCQPEGEERIDNIAGAIAACGMQELAELTGDEAWKRCAEKLVDGLLEHCADWGEDRCGILTKCTASYHDDGAGRHTNITYGDYFLVEALMKLCGKDPQLWS
- the uidA gene encoding beta-glucuronidase — encoded protein: MSTLYPQVNEARMALDLGGVWDFRFRGDEKWQPIAVPASYNDQSPDPRFRNYVGITEYRRRITVPKAWKGMRVCLRFDAAAHNARILLDGKEIAFHRGGFLPFEVELGGYLEPGQSAELTVETDNRIDHTTLPIGTEGGVSFLGSDNPGIEAVEAGKKFQQERGINRPAFDFFNYTGLQRPVRMIATPREFIRDITLVPSIDGEVRWSVETEGTGGEVRVEILDAEGKTVAAGEGREGSLRVAEPHLWEPWPGTPYLYTAWVTFGEDVYEQPFGIREVKVEGTRFLINGKPFRFHGPCKHEDSPFHGRGMDNCLNVTDINLYHWMNANCFRTSHYPYAEEMYRLCDREGIVIVDETPAVGMWAEEPYGWNLADYHMQVLTDMIMRDKNHPCVVMWSLGNEPDTDTMPDAAYEYWHPLYEAAHRLDPQNRPVTVVGCQNKYGVEKVIRSMDVVLINRYYGWYNLSGDLEAAKYAFRMELDWWENQHKPLILSEYGADTIAGLHGAVAEMFTEEFQVAFYQMVSECLDERDFVVGEMPWNFADFSTCQGPMRVGGNRKGLFTRDRRPKMAAHWLRERWSK
- a CDS encoding LacI family DNA-binding transcriptional regulator, translating into MANRITLRDVAGACGYTVNTVSRALRGDSRLPESTRAKIHEVAVRMGYIRNSLASTLRSGRSGNVAVIVNDVHNLHFCNMLTVMDSELRRAGYNIMVLCMGLNEELGERLIRSAISQSVDGILYFPYMNNPEHIEVMRKNHVPFVLLDRRINDIVTDNVRCDDRRGGFLAGTHLAGFGHRKYLFLSGENRSSSQVDRLEGFMQAMREYGIPESNIRVVQGEKVEAALAENSLRELLFPLDYTAIVSFRDEVSYPVMLALADMGMEIPRDISIVSFDHLRGDIPYLPKLTSIFSEGQDVASNGVRLLLDRIEHPDLPPQVIVLPVHLFDEGTAAPPRTNTD
- a CDS encoding extracellular solute-binding protein, with amino-acid sequence MKKLLAILLSLALLLGICGAFAEDEPIKLTLWTFQELHTQLYKEMLESWNANPDNPKLDIDMQVYPYDDMHSKLTLALQSGEGAPDIVDIEINQFANYLKGDIQLADINDIVEPIKDHLVMSRFNNYAKDGKYYGIDHHIGACIMFYNTEILEAAGINYQDIKTWDDYHEAGKVVLEKTGKPMCTWESTDCWSLYPLVNQHGGDWLTYDGEVRMDEPVVISTLAFMKSMLDDGTAVPAPGGFHHAEEYYGEMNGGAFASVCMPFWYLNRFTDYMPDLSGKMKVAPMPLWSDGGHKSAQMGGTGTAVVKTSANVDIAKQWLAYATLSFEGCVKTWTILGFDPIMTDVYGAPEMMEPNKFFDYYGNDIFDVLKTVLDDIPDTCISEYFPTASDIVKSQMAYDLVIGGGDPEEIAKNCAQELRDAID
- a CDS encoding sugar ABC transporter permease → MQQAAQRKPKGAAAFFTNRKVVPYVFVAPFVIYFLLIYLYPTISTILMSFQRIDGPTTSTWIGLKNYEKLFSRNFIQALETSARYAFWDVIVLTSVPLLFAVLLHSAFVKGSAFFKSLFFIPALTSIVVAGIVFRLAFGTQDTAPVNAMMIALGGEPRKWLMFADSGNFVLIVLTLWRWMGVNIIYYLSGIQAIPNDLYEAAEIDGANPIQKFFKVTLPGIRPVLIYVITITVLGGFAMFTESVALWAQNNPGGVGRTIVGYLYQVGISKANMGMASAVGLTLLVLVLGVNLIQLVLMGFFRKEDA
- a CDS encoding carbohydrate ABC transporter permease: MVLWAFIAMLPFVFMFCSSLKPGEEMLRKGLSLSIEPGVSSFSNYNALNTYRDGIYWHWYKSSVIIMVLQTVIGLFFGSFVGYGLAMYNFKGRNLIFTLVLVVMMIPFEILLLPLYRMLIRVKLVDRYFGVILPYLVPPFMIFFFRQYVLGLPKELLEAGRIDGCTDYGVFFRIMVPIMIPAFGAMTILSGMNSWNNLLWPMIVLSSNEKFTIPIGMGTTITPYGNAYDVLMPGAVMAVVPIIIIYLCAQKTFIAGLTAGSVKG
- a CDS encoding alpha-N-arabinofuranosidase, whose amino-acid sequence is MKKASMILDRDYRIGRVDPRIFGSFIEHLGRAVYGGIYEPGHPLADEAGFRKDVIEKVREIGVPIVRYPGGNFVSGFNWEDSVGPREQRPKRLDLAWFTTESNEVGLHEFADWAKKAGSEVMYAINLGTRGPENARDIVEYANHPGGSKFSDMRIRNGRKEPLGIKMWCLGNEMDGPWQMGHKTAAEYGHIANEAAKVMKWVDPSIELVACGSSSSQMPTFGDWELTMLDACYENIDYVSLHRYYGNPTNDTPGFLARSMDLDDFIHTVISICDAVKGKKHLKKQVNLSFDEWNVWYHSNEQDKEIWKREKWGPALPLLEDIYNFEDALLAGSMLITFLRNADRVKVACLAQLVNVIAPIMTRNGGGCWAQTIFYPYLHVSRYGRGTALKAIVDTPVYDCTDYEGVPLVDATATLGDDGSVTVFCVNRDMKEDFTLDLDLRSFGGMKLAEHILLHHDDVKAVNTEENPGNVAPAAGPGGSIDGGRAEIRLPALSWNVIRFEKA
- a CDS encoding EamA family transporter; amino-acid sequence: MTVRNRSVLCVFLASMCFSTGGLFIKLVPWSPLAINGARNLIGAAVIGIYLLATRHRLVFSQRVFIGALSMIGVTTLFALANKMTTAANTIVLQFTAPVFVILFMAVIYRQKPGRLDVIICFLVLLGVVLFFVDGIQAGNLAGNIIAVLSGICYAGVFMMNTGKNADAISSCFLGQLAAGIIFTPLCFGETDFSLPVVAAVAALGVVQVGGAYILFSIGIKNTPAVTASLLTGLEPIMNPLLVAAFYGERVSTLSIIGSVIVVCSILTYNVCLTMRKPAGNEPG